In the genome of bacterium SCSIO 12827, the window ACGTACGGGCCCAGACGGCAAGTCTGACGGCCCTAGGGGATGCGGACCTGCTTGCCGGGCGCGTTGCGTTCACGGGCCCTGAATGGGCACCGGAGGGGGACGGGCAATGACCGCCGGTGTTTTTCCTTTGAGCCAACCGGTTCAGGTGAGCGACCTGCTGCGCGGCGATGTCGTGTCCCTGACCATCGACGCCGACGATGACGAACGCCGGGCATTGGCCGATTTCCTGGACATTCCCGAAGTCAAATCCCTGGTTGCGCGCGTCAAACTGCGGGCCGAGCCGGGGCGCCGGTTCGTCCTGGACGGAACCGTTGTCGCCGACCTGGTGCAGTCCTGCGTGGTCACTCTGGAGCCGGTCGAGACCCGTGTCGAAGGGCCGATTCGCCACGTTTACATCGATACGCCCCCTGAAAATGAAGATGCCGACCTTGACCCCTTCGACGACGATTCTCCCGATCTGATCGAGGGCGGCGTGATTGATGCCGGTGCAGCGGTTTGCGAGTATACGGCCCTGGAAATGGAGCCTTATCCCCGCGCCAAAGACGCGCCGACGGTCGAAAATACGGCCCAGAACGGAGGCGGGGAGGCCGATCCGCCCAAAAACAACCCCTTCGCGGTCCTTGCGAAACTGCGCGATGTTGAAAAATAATGGTGGGTTAGCGCTTGCAGGTAAAAGCGAGATTGTTTAAGTAACCGGCTTTGCGCCGCAGGCGGTTCGCCGCCCGGGCGTTTTTTGAATGAAGGTGTAGTCAACATGGCTGTTCCAAAGAAGAAGATCTCGAAGTCGAAAAGGGACATGAGGCGAGCCCATCACCGCTTGTCGCCGTCTTCGTATAACGAATGCCCCAAGTGCGGTGAACTGAAGCGCCCCCACCATGTGTGTCAGGCGTGTGGTCATTATGACGACCGCGAAGTGATCGAAGCCGACGACGCCGCGTAGCCTGCTTTCCAGGCGCTAACACAACGAGGCAGTCGGGAAAGGACATTTCCTTGTCGGATAACCTGACGCTCTCCATCGACGCCATGGGCGGGGACAATGCCCCGGACATGGTGGTGGAAGGCGTGGACACGGCTCTTGAGCGGCTGACGGGTGTCAGTTTTCTCCTGTTCGGTGACGAAGCCCGCCTGAACCCGCTGCTGGACCGGTTTCCCCGGGCCCGCGCGGCGTGTCAGGTGCGTCATACGGCCGATATCGTGACCAACGACGCCAAGCCGGCCCAGGCACTTCGCCAGGGCCGGAATTCCAGCATGCGCCTGGCCATCAACGCCGTCGGCGACGGCACGGCCGCGGGTATCGTGTCGGCCGGCAACACCGGTGCGCTCATGGCCATGGCCAAATTCGTGCTCAAGACCTTGCCGGGCATCGACCGACCCGCCATCGCGACCTATTTCCCGACGCGGCGCGGGGAAAGCGTCATGCTCGACCTGGGCGCCAATGTGGAATGCGATGCCGAGAACTTGATCCAGTTCGCGGTGATGGGCGAGGTCTTCGCGCGCAACGTGCTGGGCCTGGAAAAGCCCACCGTCGGCATTCTCAACGTCGGCCAGGAAGACCTGAAGGGCAACCAGGCGGTCAAACTCGCGTCCAAGGGCTTGATGAATTCCAAGCTTCCGCTGCACTTCCACGGCTTCGTCGAAGGCGACGACATCGGCGCCGGCACCGTGGACGTGATCGTCACGGACGGGTTCACCGGTAATATCGCGCTCAAGACGGCCGAAGGCACGGCCAAGCTGTTCGGCCAATTCCTGAAGGAAGCCTTGACCAGCTCCCTACCGGCCAAGCTGGGCGCCATGCTGGCGAAATCGGCGCTCATGACCTTCAAGATGCGGGTCGACCCCCGGCGCTATAACGGGGCCATGTTCGTCGGTCTGAACGGAATCTGTGTAAAAAGCCACGGCGGCACCGACGCGGTCGGCTTCGCCAACGCAATCCATGTTGCCTACGAGCTGATTTCCAACAATTTCAACGAAAACATCAAGGAGGATTACGAACAATTCCGTGCCTCCTTCGATCCCAGCATCCTGACGGAAACCGACGACGACATTCCCGCCAACGGCTCGGATGTCCCCGACGGAAACGGCGGGTCCGGAGTGGTGGCCAACGGATGACCATGCCTCGCTCGATCATTCTGGGCTGCGGCTCCTATCTGCCGGAGCGTGTCGTCACGAACGACGAATTGGCCCAACGCGTCGACACCACCGATGAGTGGATCGTCGAACGCACGGGCATCCGCCAGCGCCACATCGCCGAGGACGGACAGTTCACCTCCGACCTCGCTTTCGCTGCTGCGGAACGAGCCATCGACCATGCCGGAATCGCCGTCGACGACATTGATCTGGTGATCCTGGCGACAACGACGCCGGACCAGACCTTCCCCTCGACGGCGACAAAAGTGCAGGCACGGCTCGGGATGTCGAACGGCGCCGCCTTCGATATTCAGGCCGTGTGCTCCGGATTCTTGTACGGAATTTCCACCGCAGACGCCTTCATCCGATCGGGGCAGGCCAAGACCGTGCTGTTGATCGGTGCCGAAACGTTTTCCCGAATTCTCGATTGGGAAGACCGTTCGACCTGCGTGCTGTTCGGCGATGGGGCAGGGGCCGTTGTCCTGCAGGCATCCGCCAACGGCGCCAGCGCGGACAATGACGGCGCCGGCAGCGGCCACAACCGGGAACGCGGCATCCTGTCCACGCATCTGCATTCGGACGGCAAGCTCAACGACCTTCTTTATGTCGACGGCGGGCCGTCCTCGACCCAGACCGTGGGCCATGTCCGCATGGTCGGACGCGAGGTTTTCCGCCATGCAGTGACCAATCTGGCCGCCGTGGTCGACGAAGCGCTGGACGCCAACGGCCTGGAACGCGACGACATTTCCTGGATCGTCCCGCATCAGGCCAACAAGCGTATTCTCGACTCGACCGCACGCAAACTGGGTGTGTCGCCGGAACGGGTCGTTACGACAGTGGACCGGCATGCAAACACCTCGGCCGCGTCCATTCCGCTGGCGTTGGATGCCGCTGTCAAGGACGGCCGGATCAAGCGCGGCGACCTGCTTCTGCTCGAAGCCATGGGCGGCGGGCTGACTTGGGGCTCCGCCCTCGTACGTTGGTAATTTCCCGCCTGATTTTAGGTTGTTACACGCAACCCTTTGACGTTGACGGCTTTCTCCGGCGAGGATACCCTTTGCCTCGCTCGCGGACCTAAGGGGGACCGAAAATTATGGCTGGTAAAACAATCACCCGCGCACAGCTGGGTGAGGCGGTGTATCAGGAAGTCGGGCTGTCGCGGAATGAATCCGCGGCCCTCTTGGAGAATGTCCTAGGCTATATGACGGATGCCCTGGCACGTGGCGAAACCGTGAAGATTTCGTCGTTCGGCAGTTTCTCCGTCCGCCAGAAGGGGCAGCGCATCGGACGCAACCCGAAGACCGGGCAGGAAGTG includes:
- a CDS encoding DUF177 domain-containing protein yields the protein MTAGVFPLSQPVQVSDLLRGDVVSLTIDADDDERRALADFLDIPEVKSLVARVKLRAEPGRRFVLDGTVVADLVQSCVVTLEPVETRVEGPIRHVYIDTPPENEDADLDPFDDDSPDLIEGGVIDAGAAVCEYTALEMEPYPRAKDAPTVENTAQNGGGEADPPKNNPFAVLAKLRDVEK
- the rpmF gene encoding 50S ribosomal protein L32 — encoded protein: MAVPKKKISKSKRDMRRAHHRLSPSSYNECPKCGELKRPHHVCQACGHYDDREVIEADDAA
- the plsX gene encoding phosphate acyltransferase PlsX is translated as MSDNLTLSIDAMGGDNAPDMVVEGVDTALERLTGVSFLLFGDEARLNPLLDRFPRARAACQVRHTADIVTNDAKPAQALRQGRNSSMRLAINAVGDGTAAGIVSAGNTGALMAMAKFVLKTLPGIDRPAIATYFPTRRGESVMLDLGANVECDAENLIQFAVMGEVFARNVLGLEKPTVGILNVGQEDLKGNQAVKLASKGLMNSKLPLHFHGFVEGDDIGAGTVDVIVTDGFTGNIALKTAEGTAKLFGQFLKEALTSSLPAKLGAMLAKSALMTFKMRVDPRRYNGAMFVGLNGICVKSHGGTDAVGFANAIHVAYELISNNFNENIKEDYEQFRASFDPSILTETDDDIPANGSDVPDGNGGSGVVANG
- a CDS encoding ketoacyl-ACP synthase III → MTMPRSIILGCGSYLPERVVTNDELAQRVDTTDEWIVERTGIRQRHIAEDGQFTSDLAFAAAERAIDHAGIAVDDIDLVILATTTPDQTFPSTATKVQARLGMSNGAAFDIQAVCSGFLYGISTADAFIRSGQAKTVLLIGAETFSRILDWEDRSTCVLFGDGAGAVVLQASANGASADNDGAGSGHNRERGILSTHLHSDGKLNDLLYVDGGPSSTQTVGHVRMVGREVFRHAVTNLAAVVDEALDANGLERDDISWIVPHQANKRILDSTARKLGVSPERVVTTVDRHANTSAASIPLALDAAVKDGRIKRGDLLLLEAMGGGLTWGSALVRW
- a CDS encoding integration host factor subunit alpha gives rise to the protein MAGKTITRAQLGEAVYQEVGLSRNESAALLENVLGYMTDALARGETVKISSFGSFSVRQKGQRIGRNPKTGQEVPILPRKVLVFRPSQVLKSRINRSISNS